The following coding sequences lie in one Myxococcaceae bacterium JPH2 genomic window:
- a CDS encoding DedA family protein — MSQPTTSTPSATTASPQKLSWYRRLYLRVEAMSSTPHAVAVMLLVSVVDGSIFPIPPFAVLVPMVLAQPKKWVRYCLLGTVASLVGGMIGYGLGSLMGEGITQWLHIDLNMRVDRFGVSGTVGDLLGRNFWVLSLLCSVLPTPFKVVAIGSGLVSVPLERFIVAAIIGRTVRFFLVGGVMRFFGPTARRWLRV; from the coding sequence ATGTCGCAGCCCACGACCTCGACCCCTTCCGCCACGACGGCCAGCCCGCAGAAGCTGTCCTGGTATCGCCGCCTCTATCTGCGCGTGGAGGCCATGTCCTCCACGCCCCATGCCGTGGCGGTGATGCTGCTCGTCTCGGTAGTGGATGGCTCCATCTTCCCCATCCCGCCCTTCGCGGTGCTGGTGCCCATGGTGCTGGCGCAGCCCAAGAAGTGGGTGCGCTACTGCCTGCTCGGCACGGTGGCCAGTCTGGTGGGTGGAATGATTGGCTATGGGCTGGGCTCGCTCATGGGCGAGGGCATCACCCAGTGGCTGCACATCGACCTGAACATGCGCGTGGACCGCTTCGGCGTCTCGGGCACCGTGGGCGATCTGCTCGGCCGCAACTTCTGGGTCCTGTCGCTGCTGTGCAGCGTGCTGCCCACCCCGTTCAAGGTCGTCGCCATCGGAAGTGGGCTGGTGTCCGTTCCGCTGGAGCGCTTCATCGTCGCGGCCATCATCGGCCGCACCGTGCGCTTCTTCCTGGTGGGTGGCGTGATGCGCTTCTTTGGCCCCACCGCGCGCCGCTGGCTGCGCGTCTGA
- a CDS encoding alpha/beta hydrolase yields the protein MNAALSADSSLTTDDGANLSLHVLGEGAPVVLVHGTGMGARALWPLAQALANTNRVLLYDRRGWGTSTLGKSRDLSLARHARDLQCVLSTLDAPATVFGWSSGGLIALEAAALRGTAPRALVVYEAPFGASRDSTPGARVDFLAMLAWNGLRQPRRARRAFWDMVSRRAEGPTGFERLSPTRQSELLDEPGPLVAEALAGAGTPEALRALGSELRVRLLVGTASTASAHRCGERLQALLPHATRERVPDADHLYPLTQPEDCAQRLLDSAERSATQAH from the coding sequence ATGAACGCGGCACTGTCTGCTGACTCCAGCCTCACCACCGACGACGGCGCGAACCTGTCCCTCCACGTCCTGGGCGAGGGCGCGCCCGTGGTTCTCGTCCACGGCACGGGAATGGGCGCGCGCGCGCTGTGGCCGCTCGCCCAGGCGCTGGCGAACACGAACCGCGTCCTCCTGTACGACCGACGCGGCTGGGGCACGAGCACCCTCGGCAAGAGCCGCGACCTGTCCTTGGCCCGCCATGCACGGGACCTTCAATGCGTCCTGTCTACGCTCGACGCGCCCGCGACTGTGTTTGGCTGGAGCAGCGGTGGACTGATTGCCCTCGAGGCCGCGGCGCTGCGAGGCACCGCGCCCCGCGCGCTCGTGGTCTATGAAGCGCCCTTCGGCGCCAGCCGCGACAGCACCCCAGGCGCACGGGTGGACTTCCTGGCCATGCTCGCGTGGAACGGACTGCGCCAGCCGCGCCGAGCACGCCGCGCCTTCTGGGACATGGTGTCGCGTCGCGCCGAGGGACCCACGGGTTTCGAGCGCTTGTCGCCCACACGTCAATCCGAGCTGCTCGATGAGCCGGGCCCGCTCGTCGCCGAGGCGCTGGCCGGAGCAGGGACGCCGGAGGCCCTGCGCGCACTGGGCTCGGAGCTTCGCGTGCGCCTGCTCGTCGGCACCGCCAGCACGGCCTCCGCCCACCGCTGTGGCGAGCGACTCCAGGCCCTGCTCCCCCACGCCACGCGAGAGCGCGTACCGGACGCGGACCACCTGTACCCCCTCACCCAGCCCGAGGATTGCGCACAGAGGCTGCTCGACTCCGCGGAACGAAGCGCCACCCAGGCCCACTGA